The Aspergillus nidulans FGSC A4 chromosome VII nucleotide sequence TTACCTGTGATCAACGAACGTCTCGATCTGGTTTCTGTTTTTATTGAGGATAGTGAGATACGAAATGATCTAGTACAGCTGTTGAAACGCAGTTACGATGCCCAACGTTTGGTTCAGAAATTTACTCTTGGGAAGggagatgcagatgatttgATCTGCCTTTCAAAGTCTATAGAAGCCTCAAAGAATGTCAAGCGGCTATTATCGGCCGCGAGTAACGCAAGCTCAGAGTATTCTCGGAAATCACTTCAGAAAATGGTTGATCAACTCTATCTAGATGGGCCAACGCTATTGGCTGACAAGATCCTGTCCGCaattgacgaagaagggctATTGCAGAAGCAGCGTATCGAGGAAGACACTGCAGCTGAAGCCGCTATTCTAGCCCAAGAGGTTACCCTCAATGAAGGCGCAGCGGCTGATCTTGCCAGTTTGCCAAAGAAAGTCCGGGAAAAGACCACTGAGCGCACAGCAACCGACGAATCCTCCCCTGACGAGACGTGGATTATGCGACGAGATGCAAGTCCTGCGCTGAAAGAACTCCACCGGACACTAGATGAGCTGCAGAATGAAAAATCGAAACTCGGCCAGTATCTTCGTGACTCCGTCGGATCCTCCGCCATCACGCTCAAATGGACGCCTGGTTTGGGACACATATGCCATGTCAAAGGCGCAAAAGTTTCCCAACAGCAGTTAGAAGACATAGGCGTGACGCGCAACGTCTCGTCAACAAAGTCAACCCGGTCCTTCTACCTCCCGGCTTGGACCGAACTCGGCGGCCGAATGGATCAAATAAAGGTCCAAATTCGGCAGGAGGAGCAAGCCATCTTCGAGCAGTTACGCCGCGAAGTTATCTTGAACCTGGTAAAGATTCGCCGCAACGCCTCAGTCATGGACGAACTCGATGTCGCTTGCTCATTTGCCACCCTCGCAGCCGAACAACAACTCGTGCGTCCCATCCTCACTGAAGGCACAAACTACAAGATCATCGGCGGCCGCCATCCAACCGTGAAACTCGGCCTTGAAGAACAAGGCCGCCGCTTCGTCAGCAATGACTGCTTCTTGGGCGAATCCGAGCGCATCTGGCTTATCACAGGCCCCAACATGGCCGGGAAAAGCACATTTCTGCGCCAAAACGCGCTTATCACCATCCTGGCGCAAGTGGGCTCCTTTGTGCCAGCTGACTACGCTGAGATCGGCATTGTCGATCAGATTTTCAGTCGTATCGGCGCAGCAGACGATCTCTTTCGCGATCAGTCAACGTTTATGGTCGAGATGCTGGAGACAGCTGCGATCCTCAAACAAGCGACGGCAAGGTCATTTGTGATCATGGATGAGGTTGGACGTGGGACGACGCCGGAGGATGGCACCGCGGTTAGTTTCGCATGCCTGCATCATTTGCATTATCGGAATCAATGCCGGACACTGTTTGCGACGCATTTCCACGGACTGGCTGATATGACGCAAGAGTTTCCTGCGCTGGGAAGGTATTGCACCGACGTTAAGGAGACGACTGAGGGGCGGTTTTCTTTTGTCCACAAGTTGCGGAAGGGCATAAATCGGGAGTCACATGCTCTGAAAGTTGCGCAGCTGGCGGGATTGCCTAGCGAGACGCTGGAGCTGGCGCGAAGCGTTCGTGATAGTATCCGCGGCGAAGCCTCTCGACTGACAACGGccgccttttcttctgcgtCATAATTTGCACTTTGATATATAATATACATATCCTGCGAACATAAGGGTGGACCCCCTCTTTCTTTAACCGCCATAATCTCCGATTGACTCGCAACTTTGTGTAAGTTTTACAGCTTCGCTTGCGCCCTCTGCTGCCTCTCACTCAGATCAACAACAATCCCCTCCCCAAAGCAAACCTCCTGACAATCCTCTGCCGCAACTCCATTGACAAACTGCGTGACCACAAAATCCACCTTACATTCACCCACAACTACCATTGGCGCATGCCAGGTCCCAGGCCCATACGTAACGGCGTGCTCCCCACTCGCCACAAATGCCCTGAGTTTACTCAGATTCGGTGGATCACGAATAGATACActctctccagcttctgtCCGTGCCGTGGCGGTTTGGCCAAGTAGTGTTGGCGCCACGATGACTAGGTAGTACGCGCTTTTGTCATCCGAGCTTAGACCAAGCGGGGAGAATGTCTGCGAGGTATAGGGATGTCGTTCGAGGATTCCGACATCGAAAACAACCTTCTGCGCACCACCTACTTTACCCTCGCCGGTACTGGTGACGGCCCGCAGCGTCCTTGGAAAACAACTAAACATGCTCATCCTTGCCTCGGAGGGTTGGTTGCTGGGGCATTGAGATGGATAGTTATTGATTAGCGGCGATATAGGACTGTATTTCAGCGCGGAGAGCTGGTTTGCTGCCACAGGAAATGTCACGAGAGGGTGCTTGGGATGTGAGGAGAGAGGATTTGGGGCGGTTGTGACAGAGCGCGGAAGCGGGGGGATGACTGCGGTGCCGAAAGGTGCGAAAGCATCGCGGGTCAGAGGTTCTGGGGTGATGgatagagaaggagaagcgagaAGCGTGGGTGGTGGCATTTTCTCTAATTGTAAGGATGAATTGTTGTATTGAAAAGGAAACAGTAATGAGGTGGTGAGGGATGGTGTTCATATACCTAAGGTAGAGTGGAGTCGGTTGTTGGAGCTGTTCGGGAGTCGCCGATGGAAGCTCCATCTTCTGTCAACTACACGATACCTACTCTCCCAGCTACCTGAAATCGTCATCACCAGTCAAAATAACGGCCGCTGGTTCTACCAAAGGGAGAGTCTTCTTATTATTGCAGAACAAAGGGCTATCCAATAAACTGCAGACTAGCACTTCTAACACAACCACTTTCAATTGCCCACTGTCGTATTCATATCCTCCCGCCCAACTgttctgctcctccttccatcTGACCACATATTATCGCTGCTCTTGAGATACAATATTTCTTTTAGAGGGGGCAAAGCAAGCATATGAACTTCCGAGAGACTTGAGCGCAGAAATATTGGTCTGGCCGTTCTCAGACGATCCAGTTTCGACAGGCTCTATGAAGGACTCTCCATCACATCCCCCGTCTTCATACGCCTCGTCAGCACTATCCCCAGACAGATCGGGCGGCGGCCCAAGGATAGAGCTGGAAGGTTAGTTCTCCGGGTAACCAGAGAGCTTTCTCTATCTCATGGATGCTGATGGGGCTTTTGCTTTGCGCAATATTATCATAACCTTACCAAGTGCGTCGATGCCATGAGTCACCGTGTTAACATTGGCTGCAAAGATCTCTTATCACTAGCGAGCTATACAAATCCACTTAAGCAGATGCTTAGTGGTCCATGAAAGGAAGGTATAACTTGGCAGCAAAAGGGCTCCATTGAGGTCACCACGCGGCACTGAGATGTCGATGCACTGTGATTTGGCCTCGCATTATCCACCGCCTAATTAATCAAGTACTGTGAAGGTGCCGCGAAAGATGTCACTTGAAAAGCTGGTGTGGAATGCTCACCAAAATTGGTGTTGGGTAGACTACTATTGTACAGAGAGGCAGTGATAGATGAAGCTGTAAGGGCAGTGTTATGTGATGACGCCCAACCGGTGGTTGAAGAGTAGCGGTGCCTATCTCCTGGTACCGCGAGAACACATCCACCCAGGTAGTGGTCCGGCTAAGATCGAGTTCCAGTAAGGCATTTTGAAAGGGAGATGTCAAATTTATAGTATATGTAAGTTTGTCGTTATTTACACACCTGCGCCGCTGAAATCACTTTTATAGAACCCTAGACCTCAACACTATCCGCAGTGAACCTGAATCAACCGAGACCGACACCTTTCCCATTCCTAAACTTCCGCAGtattcttctccttctcctttaGTCCAGTCTTAGTCTCCACATGCTCCTTGCTAAGTTGCCTCTTCGTAATGAAAAAGCTCGCAACAAGGCCCACTGCGGCAAGAGCAGTATACAAAATCCAGATATTTCGGATACTCCAAGCAAATGCCGTCTCGACAGCTTCTCTCTGCAAAGAGTCCGTAATATCCTTTACAGCCAGGGcattcgccgccgcctccgcacCTGTAAAGTCCTCTTGCAGGGCACTGGACAGCCCAGCGTCCTCTAGGAGATCCCTCTTCAGACCCATGCTATTTTGGAAGACAACGCCGCCCAGCACGACGGAAAGCGCCATGGCGACATTCCGCACGAACCCGAATGTCGCGGTTGCTGTTGCGGTGTCTTTCGTTGGGATGTTACTTTGGAGTGCGAGGAGTggcgggaagaagagcaggccACATCCGAAGCCGGAAATGATTTGGTAGCCGATGATCTTCCCAAGCGATGTGGAAGTGCTGTAGTCAATGAAGAGGCCTGTTCCTAGCAGCACGAGGGCCATCCCCAGCCAAATGACCTCTTGGTAGCGGCCGGTGCGGTGGATCACGATGCCAACTGCGAGGCTGGTGAAGGATTCGGTTAGGATGAAGGGGAGAATGAGCAGACCTGAGTGGAAAGGGGAGGCCGCTTTGGCAGACTGGAAATAGAGTGGGAGGTAGTACTCCGCACCGAGAAATGCCTGTTAATGTTAGCCTGGCAGTTTAAAACGGAGTAGAATTGTTTTAGCATTGACTGACAAAGCCGTGTGTGAAGTCCACCAAGAAGCAAGCAATATTTGAACGGCTTGTGAAGATGTGGAGGGGCATGAGCGGGTATTTCGCCAGACGCTTCTCGCTGTAGATGAATGCAACGGACATCAGGGCGCCGAACACGATCAAGCAAATCACTTTAGGGCTATCCCAGGGGAAGGTATCGCCGCCAAAGTCTAATCCGAGGAGAATCATGACGGAGATGGCTAGAATGGACAAGCTGCCAAACCAGTCTACTGCCTTGATTCCTTCGAGCATAGGTGTCCTGGGATTATGGAcatccaggaacaggatCAGCAGCACGAAAGCCGTACCGCATACTGGAAGATTAATCCAAAAGATCCAGCGCCACGAGATGGACTCGGTGAAGACACCACCAAGCACAGGACCGAGAGCACCAGCCACCGTCCAGGTACATTCCATAAGACCCATGAACAGGCTACGGAGTCTGCGTTGCGTAAGCAAAACGCACCGAGCTAGAAGTGTGTTAATCTCACCTGACACTGAACAGATCCGATATAGTTATGAGAATGAGCTGGATAAGCCCACCTCCAGCAACACCCTGAAAACTGCGGCCTACAATCAACATTGCCATATCCACCGCTGTGGCGCATACAATTGACGAAACGAATAACAGCGCGACGGCCAATAGCAGGATCGGTTTCCGGCCCCAGATGTCAGACAGGTTGGCCCAGATGTTGCCGCTGGCGGCATTGGCGAGTAGATAGGCCCCGCCAATCCAGACATATCCGCCGCCTGAATGCAAGTCTGCAGATATAGTCGGGGTAGCCGTCGCTACAATGGTCTGATCCAGGGCTGATATGAACAGGCTCAACTAGACCCTTACATGAGTGACAAGCCCTAATGTGGTGTAACTCTGTCTGGGTGACTTACTGCCAGGGCGATCAAGATAGCACCGATACGCCAACTACCGCGGGACTTTGGCGCTTCATGTTCAACCGTATGTGAACTACACCGTGCCTGTGTAATGCATTCCTCGGGTTTATTCTCCGAACCTCGTTGGCTTGGCGCAGTCTGGCTGGCAATCTCGTCCATTTGAATCTCGGGCGCAGTGGCGGAGACCATCTTTTTCGAGGTCACCCAATATCAGAGTGCCCTCTATGCAAGCGATCAAGAACAAATATCCAAAATGGTCTAACACAGCGGGATGAACAACGCGAGTCGAAGAGCAGTTTGATATATTTCGATGACTCCGCGCTGTTtgcttgctttgctggaaatttatgcctcaggctcCACAAGGTTACAATAGTCAATGCCTGACCTTTCCCTCTTATCCTCTCGTCTCTTTGTAATTTTCATTCCTTTTTACGAAACCCAATATTTTACCCTTGTGTTGGTCCCATTGCCCTCACCGTAGCTGATGGGAGACGTCAAGTTGGAGATAATTGATGCCAGCGCCGAGCTGCTCTAGTTAGGTCGATAACGCCTCCACCAGCTTCGACTCGATGCATACGAACGGAAGGACTGGACGAATCAGGCTGCTCCTCCTTACCATGAAGGGAATAACACCCAGTTGAACGCGTCCCACATATCTCTTATGGGTCAGCAATCCAACTGCTCAGCATGTATACGATCCAGTGGGTTGTTGCGTCACGGAGGGAACTACGAGCCCAAAAAGACTGGCCAGAGCATGGTTCGGCATTCGGCCAATGTTCCCACAGCAGAGAATTGCAAACAAATGGACTTAAGTTCGTGCCCGAGGTCAGATCTGTTGACGACGAATTGGAGGAGTCCCATCGGCTGATACTCCGTAATCCGTCGATACATACTTCCCCGCTTCCTACGGATATGCCGAGGCCTAGATAGGTCCCACCACCTCTAGGACTATAGAATGGCCACGGATGGGAGCCTGGCGACAGTCAATCTACTCGATTTCCTCTTGATATCTCATCCTAGGTCCCGGTCTACAAATAAACGATGGCTGCAGAAATACCTCGTAAGCTCTGGGAACATCCTAACCCTAGGGCTACTGCGATGTGGGCATTCAAGGAGAGTttagagaaagagaagaacgTCAGCCTTCCGGTAAGCTGGACCGATACTTACTGGATGGCCAATGACTTATATTCCTAGACTTATTATGACCTCTACACCTGGTCTGTGACGAACCGCGCTGCGTTCTGGGACTTTAGCTGGAGATATTTCCCCATCATTCACGAAGGCTCCTATACTATTGTCGTGGATGAATCTGCTCGCATCGATAGCATTCCCAGCTGGTTCAAAGGCGTCCGGCTCAATTTCGCCGAAAACATGCTTTTCACGGCCGAGAAGTCACCAGCTGGAACCCAGCTCATCACAACAGCCGGCAAAGAGGACAGCAAAATCGTAGCTACTCAGGTTCGTGAAGGAGCCGCGGAACCTGCCATCTCCGTCACCTGGTCTCAATTGAGACAGCGGACTGGGAAATTACTCCAGGCGCTCAAGGCTGCCGGGTTAGCAAAAGGAGACCGTGTGGCGGTGGTCGCCAGTAACAGCATCGACACTCTAGTCGTCTTCTTGGCCACCACGGCCCTGGGAGGCCTGTTTTCATCCGCTTCCACTGATACCGGTGTCAAAGGCATTCTAGATCGGCTTGTGCAGATCAAGCCGAAATTCGTGTTCTTCGACGATGCCGCCGTCTATAATGGAAAACACATCGATCTGCGCCCGAAAATCACCGACGTCATCAACGGTCTCAAGGACACATCCGAATTCAAGAGCCTAATTACCCTCCCCCGGTTCCCTGACCACCCAGTCGACGTGACAAGCCTGCCGAAAACGCAGCCCCTAGCACAGCTCTTAGCCACCGCGCCCTCCGACAAGCTGGAGTTTGTTCGCGTAGGGTTCCGCGACCCCTTCCTGGTAGCGTTCAGCTCAGGAACCACGGGAAAACCAAAGCCAATAGTCCACGGCGTCGGCGGGTACCTTCTCAACTCAAACAAAGAATCCCGTTTACATCGCAGCCATGGCCCCAACTCTGTAACCCTTCAGTTCACAACTACAGGTTGGATCATGTACATGTCCGCCATCTCGGGTCTGTTATTCGGCGGCCACACCATCCTCTACGACGGGAGCCCCTTTTTCCCCAATCCAAAAATCCTGATACGTCTCTTGGGAAGGTACAGGGTCACTCACTTCGGCACATCCCCTCGATACCTACACGAGCTACGCAAGAACGGCATCTCCCCGCGTACCGAAGAAGACCTTCGCTCCCTCGTCGGCGTCACAAGCACAGGGATGGTCCTTCCGGATTCCCTAGCCGAATGGTTCTATGACGCCGGTTTTCCGCCTCACGTCCAACTCGCTAATATTTCAGGCGGCACAGATTTAGCCGCTTGCTTTGGGCTAGAAAATCCAATTACACCGCTCTACCTCGGTGGATGCCAGGGTCTCCCGCTGGGCATCCCTGTTGAAGTTTATgatcaagcagatgaaggCGCGTCAGGTGTCAAAGGTACGCCTGTTCCTGATGGTATCCCTGGAGAGCTTGTAGCCACGGCAGCGTTTCCAACCATGCCTGTCAAGTTCCTCGGCGAGGACGGGGAAAAGAAGTATTTTGATTCGTATTTTGCGAGGTTTGACAGTACGTTACCCCTACAGCCCACACTAACCCTAAGTTTCAGTACCCTCCAGGAACTCCTTGCCTTCTGTCAAAAACTAATGTAAACCAGACGTCTGGACCCATGGCgacttcatctccatccatccGATCACAAAGCAAATCTTCTTTCTCGGCCGCTCTGATGGCGTGCTAAACCCCTCTGGAATCCGGTTCGGTTCCGCCGAAATCTATAACGTGATTGAGACGCAGTTCGCCAATGAGATCGTGGACTCATTAGCTGTTGGACAGCGACGGCCCCAAGACTCTGATGAGTCTGTGATTCTGTTCTTGCTTATGAAGCCGGGGTTTAAGGTCACCAAAGCATTGATCGAACGAGTTAAGGAGGCTATCAGGAAGGCTCTGAGTGCGAGGCATGTGCCGAAATATGTGTTTGAGACACCTGAGATCCCGGTAGGTTATGCTGTTCCCTTAGCCTTTTCATTGTCTCTTGAACAAAGTAGGGACATAAAACAGGCTAATGAGACCCTATATCTTGCAGACGACTGTGAATCTCAAAAAGGTTGAGTTGCCTGTGAAACAAATAGTttctgggaagaagataaagCCTTCGGGGACGCTACTAAATCCGGAGAGCTTGGAGTACTATTACCAGTTTGCGGATGTGGAGAGGTTGGCTGAAAGTGAGCTGAAGAGTAAGCTGTGAATATATAGCAGTGTCGGCTAGTTAGATGTATAGTAGAAAATGCATCGGAAAGAAGTGCTCACGCCACCTCTAGTATATTATTCCTGTTGAAGAATTTATATTTGAGGATATTGATAGCATTGAGATCATCAATTCGACCTCCAGTGCAGAAGGGTCTTGAATAACGTTTCACCTGCAATTTCTTCAACAACCGATCCAGGTCTATCATTGAAACGGGTAACGATAATACAAGGTGACTTGAAACTCATggacaagaaaaaaaaaatatgcCCCAAGTCAGCAAAAAAAATATGCGCCAACTCTATACGCCTAGCCCATagtgaaagaaaagaaatagcCCTAGTAAAACTGCGGGAAGTTGCACCTGCACGTGCGACACCTATTTATTGTGAACTAGGAAGTTGCGGAACGAGTCCCAGTGATCTGAGTCGGAATATCTAGGCGAAAAGTTAGCAGCGTGGCCCTTTCTGAGATAGAGTGAAAGACACATACATGTAAACCATACTACTCCGCAAACTAGACATTAAGACTTCGGGATGCCAGCGGAAGAGATACATGACAGATGCCCAGCTCAGCGACGCAAAGACAGCCCAGGCGTTGCTCTCGATCTGTTTTCGTGCTTCAGGGCCGATAAGAGATGATAGTGGGTGCATCCCGGGCTGAACGGAGAGTTTGGCGAAGCCAAGGACTACGCGGGCAAAGATATAAATCACGATCTGACGACGTTAGCATAGCGTTCTCCGATACTCGTGATCATTGAATTGCAACGAACCTGTTGCGTGATGCTGGACTTGTGCCGGCCGAAAACCGCGTAGCCTCCCAGCAGTCCTGCAAGGAAACTATCGTAATGCCCCTCCTTCCCGACACCAGCGGGGTTGAGATTGCGCAAGACAATCATAGAGCTCTTGTATATAAAGCAAAAGACGGCGAGGTTACGGGCATGTTGGCGGGTCGCGTTGAGAACGAGCTTGACTTTCTCGCGAATACTGCATGACGTAGGTATGTCAGTTGATGTCGCGCGGCCGtaagagaagatggagagaagatggagatctGGGTTGAGTAGTGTCGATCCGGGGAGTCTTACGTTCCGgatcgaaaaagaaaaatcatCCTATAACAGAAATCTTATTAGCATACTATCTGTGAGGTAATACCTCGAGGGTTTGTCCACATACACCAGAGCATGCGGAAACCGCACCTTGGCGCCGTATACTGCGCCATTGCGAATACCCTTTACAAGTGACAGGAGCGGTGCAAGATCCGCATTTGTAACGAGAGCATCCAGACGAGACTGCATGGCAATTAGATATCTGCTGTCCGTGCGAAAATACGTGAATCATACAACCAAAGCGTCCATGGTGTCGAGACGTCGGGATAGCGGAGAGCCTCGGCAGACCGAGCCGGCAGCGATAGTTCGATGTTCAGGTGCTCCGGCGGATGGTACGCAGGACGTCAGCGAGCATCGGGGGAAAATAAAGATCGGAGCAACACCAGGAAGTAAAAAGGCTTTTAGGGACGAAAGATAaaggttgaggagggggTTGTGGGCGGCATATTGCAGCAACTCTGTATCCGCgttgaagaaaagatccTCGGCATGTGAGTTGCTACCGAGTCGACCACCAACGTCATGTCACGTGTTGCTATCAAACTAGTATACTAACTACTACAGACTGAAGCTTTGAACCCGGAACGCCAGAAACAATCAAACACACAGCATATCTTGCGTACCCTTAATCATGTCGTGCccgcttcgtcttctcgtcCTCCGAAACTTCATCCACATCCATCATATCTGCGTCTCCTTCGTCATCAGACTCCACTCCAGCCCTCCGCTTCAgacccttcatcttcctcgtctgcaATCCACCCAGATCCTGCTTGGCTAGATGCACCCGACCAACCTTGTCACCGATTAAATCAATACCgatgttcttcttgttcttgatctcctcgttCGGTTTCTTGCCCTGCTTCATGGCCTCTTTCATGACGTCGCGAGGTGCCTCTTGGATACGTCCGACTTTGAAGTCGAGCTTGGGTCcaatctcttccagctccacGCGAGGAAGCTTGTGTCCGCTCCGCTTAGTGACGATCTTGTACCACCGTAGATGAATAATAGGTGCCAGACCCGCCGTAGGCTCCTCCGCACCAACCATAAGCGCATACTGTAGTCCTTCAACGTCAATCTTATCACTGGTCTCGCCCTTGAATAGATCCACCAGCATGCTCTTCAGCATCGTATGCGTCGTCGATGTCGTATCGTCCCATGCGCTGCCGGAAAAGAGCATCAGCGGCCGCAGACCGATGGCGACATGCATAGAAAGCCTGTTCATCTCGGGAATCCCCTCGCCATTGGCATCGGGGAGGAGTAACAGCTCAGCCATGTCGAGAACTTTGGAGTCAAAGATGCGCGCAATTGTCAGGCAGTTGGGCCTCTTCTTATTGCTGCTTCCGAAAATTACCATGCCGCAGTCATTCTTGTTGGCCAGGAATTCGAGACTCTCGGTACTCTCGAACGGGTGAATGTTCTCATTTTTCTTGTGGAAGAGGACGGAATGCGGTGTCGTAAGAGAATGGAAAACTTTGAGGACAGTATGTAGGGGCGTAGGACATTTTGACCCATGGAGCAGCAATACGCGCTTTGCACCTTCAATGAGTTGAGGTTCTTTAGCCTTGAGGATGCGTGCAGTGCGCGGGTTCTTTGGCTTTCTGTGCAGAGATTTACCGTTAACAAATGCCTGTTGCGGAGTATAGACTAGACAACATAAATGACGAAAATGGAGCAGTAAGACGCCAAAGTAGCAGTCAATCACTTACACTTCTCGAAGCATTTTTATCAGACAGAACGTGCTACGGATAAAGTTGGTGATCTTTAAGTTTTGCTACGTCCGGTAAAATCGTTGGAAAAAGTTTGGGCGGAGAGCGCTTGGCAtctcttatcgataagcgaTATTTGATTGTTTATCCACGTATACATTCTATCAATTGAAAAAACAATGCGACCGTAGCTGGAAATAGATATCCATGAAAATTAAATAATTCATGTCTTTACATTCGAAAATACAAAAGGTCTCAAGTTATAACTACTCCAGCCGCAGCTTTTCGAATTCCCGAATCTGCTCCTCTAACCGAGCAACCTCGCTTTCGGCATCCCggagtttcttctcttcctgctcACGCACTTCAGGCTttgccttctctttccaCCCGGCGCTGTTGATCAAAGTAGTCTGGCGACGGACGGTTTcctgcgccttcttcaagctggccttgcccttctcttcttgttcaAGGGCAACTTCCTTAGACACACGAAGGTAGACAGCCGCTTGTGAACCAACAGGAGCAACGACACAGCCTGACGGAGGCGTGGTGTTCTCGGGTCCGAGCACACTGAGTTCACCAAGAGTCTTACCGCCAAGAGACTTGACAATATGAAGCTCATCGGAAACAGTCTTGTGACTGGTTGCATCGTAGGTTTGAACGATAACATCGCCTTTAGTCTTGACGTCGTATTGAGCGAGGATCGAACGAATGGCCTTGGACGTGTTCAGGATAAGCTCATAAGCAGTTTCGGCTGTAGAGTCGTCAAATTCAGCCTTGTACTCGGGAAACTTGGCCTTCATGATCGAGATAGTGTTGTCGCCAGGACGGCGCGGCAGACGCTGCCATAGCTCTTCGGTGATAAATGGCATAATAGGATGGATCATAGTGAGAGCGCCTTCCAGAGCGGTGTAAAGAGTCTGCTTGGCAGATTCCTGCACTTCTTGTGGTAGCTCAGGGGCTAGGAGAGATTTGGAGTTCTCAATGAACACGTCACAGAGCTGGCTGTACCAGTACTGGTAAACAGTGGAAGCAGCATGGGAGAATTCGCGATCCTCCAGGGCTATGTTCACCTCCTTAGCGGCGGCGTTGAATTTGTGCAGAATCCAGCGTTCAGAAAGAGATTCCTTGCCAGTCTTTGTCGGGGTCGGCAGCGGCTTGAAATCATCACCAAGCTTTCCAAGAACGTACTTGGTAGCCTGGTAAATCTTGTTACAGAACTTACGGTACCCGTGAATGACCTGGATGTCAAATGCGATATCGCCGCCTTCAACAGACAATTAGAATCATACGCAGTGCCAAAACAGTGTCACTGAACTTACCACCGGTAGTGTAGGACACAAGGGAGAACCGAAGAGCATCAGCACCGCACTCAGGAATGCCCTTTGGAAACGCCTTCTTTTGATACTTCGTAGCGGTagcaacctccttctcagcaagGTTACCCACGAGAAGCTTGGCATGGAGGTCCTCAAGCTTGATACCCTCCATAACATCCAAAGGATCGATGACATTGCCCAAAGACTTTGACATTTTGCGACCTTCAGAATCACGAATAAGGGAATGACAGTAGACCTCCTTGAAAGGAACCTTGCCAGTCATCTTGATACCCAACATGATCATTCTGGCAACCCAGAAGAACAGAATATCCCAGCCTGTCTCGAGGACAGATGTAGGGTACAGATTTTCGAAATCGTGAGTCTGACGAGGCCAACCGAGAGTTGAGAACGGCCAGAGGCCTGAAGAGAACCAGGTGTCCAGCACGTCCTCATCTCTCTTGAGAGTAAATTTCTTACCAGGGAACTTCgcttcagccttcttctgagcctcctcttcattgcGGCCAGTGACCCAGAGATTGCCATCGCTgtcatcgccttcctcgccctcgatTTGTACAAAGTAAGCCGGAGCTTGATGACCCCACCAAAGTTGGCGAGACAGACACCAGTCGTTGATACCACGAAGCCAGCGGAAATAGCTCTTCTCGGCAGACTCGGGTCTGATAATGATTTCGCCgttctcaacagccttgatCGCAGGCTCAGCAAggctctccatcttcatccaccacTG carries:
- a CDS encoding acetoacetyl-CoA synthase (transcript_id=CADANIAT00008103) yields the protein MAAEIPRKLWEHPNPRATAMWAFKESLEKEKNVSLPTYYDLYTWSVTNRAAFWDFSWRYFPIIHEGSYTIVVDESARIDSIPSWFKGVRLNFAENMLFTAEKSPAGTQLITTAGKEDSKIVATQVREGAAEPAISVTWSQLRQRTGKLLQALKAAGLAKGDRVAVVASNSIDTLVVFLATTALGGLFSSASTDTGVKGILDRLVQIKPKFVFFDDAAVYNGKHIDLRPKITDVINGLKDTSEFKSLITLPRFPDHPVDVTSLPKTQPLAQLLATAPSDKLEFVRVGFRDPFLVAFSSGTTGKPKPIVHGVGGYLLNSNKESRLHRSHGPNSVTLQFTTTGWIMYMSAISGLLFGGHTILYDGSPFFPNPKILIRLLGRYRVTHFGTSPRYLHELRKNGISPRTEEDLRSLVGVTSTGMVLPDSLAEWFYDAGFPPHVQLANISGGTDLAACFGLENPITPLYLGGCQGLPLGIPVEVYDQADEGASGVKGTPVPDGIPGELVATAAFPTMPVKFLGEDGEKKYFDSYFARFDNVWTHGDFISIHPITKQIFFLGRSDGVLNPSGIRFGSAEIYNVIETQFANEIVDSLAVGQRRPQDSDESVILFLLMKPGFKVTKALIERVKEAIRKALSARHVPKYVFETPEIPTTVNLKKVELPVKQIVSGKKIKPSGTLLNPESLEYYYQFADVERLAETVSAS
- a CDS encoding Tim17/Tim22/Tim23/Pmp24 family protein (transcript_id=CADANIAT00008104), which codes for MDALVSRLDALVTNADLAPLLSLVKGIRNGAVYGAKVRFPHALVMIFLFRSGTIREKVKLVLNATRQHARNLAVFCFIYKSSMIVLRNLNPAGVGKEGHYDSFLAGLLGGYAVFGRHKSSITQQIVIYIFARVVLGFAKLSVQPGMHPLSSLIGPEARKQIESNAWAVFASLSWASVMYLFRWHPEVLMSSLRSNIPTQITGTRSATS
- a CDS encoding rRNA-binding ribosome biosynthesis protein RPF2 (transcript_id=CADANIAT00008105), yielding MLREVKPKNPRTARILKAKEPQLIEGAKRVLLLHGSKCPTPLHTVLKVFHSLTTPHSVLFHKKNENIHPFESTESLEFLANKNDCGMVIFGSSNKKRPNCLTIARIFDSKVLDMAELLLLPDANGEGIPEMNRLSMHVAIGLRPLMLFSGSAWDDTTSTTHTMLKSMLVDLFKGETSDKIDVEGLQYALMVGAEEPTAGLAPIIHLRWYKIVTKRSGHKLPRVELEEIGPKLDFKVGRIQEAPRDVMKEAMKQGKKPNEEIKNKKNIGIDLIGDKVGRVHLAKQDLGGLQTRKMKGLKRRAGVESDDEGDADMMDVDEVSEDEKTKRARHD